The following are encoded together in the Planctomycetaceae bacterium genome:
- a CDS encoding autotransporter-associated beta strand repeat-containing protein — translation MFLDKMHNCGNFSAGAASVADVSGAFGLNSAVTLANTAGVVLDLNGYDTQIGSLAGGGTTGGNVTLGTGTLTLGGADKSGSYAGTISGAGGLTKIGGGTETFTGVNSYAGATTISAGTLNFATTASLYGGNTADWTADHILVGSGGTLALRVGGAGEFTAADVTTLLTNLGGLGGAVNNNGLQAGSSIGFDTTNAGGSFTVADDIADSTGTGGGAIGVTKLGSGTLFLTGVNTYTGATNISGGVINIQSAAALGGPAGGVTVSSGAALEIQGGITVGNEALSLAGTGIGSGGALHNISGNNEWQGAITLTGATRINSDADTLTLSNANAITAANLNLTLGGSGDGLVTGAVDIGTGWLTKDGSGTWTLSGVNTYGGLSIISGSLVTGDSGPLGDVTLTGGSLDLATLSRSAGAVSIVAAAADGGDTIFNGSLTGTSYSASNADGNAIVSARLLANGAAGLTKTGAGTLTLAGANTYTGPTIISAGSVVMSGSGTLGGGTANLTLSGGSLDLGTLSETVGAVSITAPAAAGGDTIYNGSLAGSSYAVSNTTGNVTLSANLLANGAGGLAKTGAGTLTLSGDNTYAGATTVTAGVLNIQSDTALGTTAAGTTVSANAALQI, via the coding sequence TTGTTTCTTGACAAAATGCACAATTGTGGTAATTTCTCGGCCGGCGCGGCGTCGGTGGCCGATGTCAGCGGCGCCTTCGGGCTCAACTCGGCGGTGACGCTGGCCAATACGGCAGGGGTAGTGCTGGACCTCAACGGGTACGACACGCAGATCGGTTCCCTTGCCGGCGGCGGCACTACGGGCGGCAACGTCACGCTGGGAACCGGCACGTTAACTTTGGGCGGGGCAGACAAGAGCGGCAGCTACGCCGGGACGATTTCCGGCGCCGGCGGGCTGACCAAGATCGGCGGCGGCACCGAGACCTTCACCGGCGTCAACAGCTATGCCGGCGCGACGACTATCAGCGCCGGTACGCTGAACTTTGCCACAACAGCATCTCTCTATGGCGGCAACACGGCGGATTGGACGGCAGACCACATCCTGGTCGGCAGCGGCGGGACGCTGGCGTTGAGGGTTGGCGGTGCGGGCGAGTTCACGGCCGCCGACGTGACTACGCTGCTGACCAATCTGGGCGGTCTGGGCGGCGCCGTGAACAACAACGGTTTGCAGGCCGGTTCGAGCATCGGGTTTGACACGACTAACGCTGGGGGCAGCTTCACGGTGGCGGACGATATCGCCGACAGCACGGGCACCGGCGGCGGGGCCATCGGCGTGACCAAGCTTGGCAGCGGCACGCTGTTTCTTACCGGCGTCAACACCTACACCGGCGCGACGAACATCTCTGGCGGCGTGATCAACATCCAAAGCGCCGCGGCGCTGGGCGGCCCGGCTGGGGGAGTAACAGTCAGTTCCGGTGCGGCGCTGGAGATTCAGGGCGGCATCACTGTGGGCAACGAGGCGCTTTCGCTGGCGGGCACGGGCATCGGCTCCGGCGGCGCGCTGCACAACATCAGCGGCAACAACGAATGGCAGGGGGCTATCACGCTGACCGGCGCGACACGGATCAATTCCGACGCCGATACTCTGACCCTCAGCAACGCCAATGCGATCACCGCAGCCAACTTGAACCTGACCCTGGGCGGCTCGGGCGACGGGCTGGTCACCGGGGCGGTGGACATCGGCACGGGCTGGCTGACCAAGGATGGCAGCGGCACGTGGACCCTCAGCGGGGTCAACACCTACGGCGGCCTGAGCATCATCAGCGGATCGCTGGTGACGGGCGATTCGGGCCCGCTGGGCGACGTGACTCTGACGGGCGGCTCGCTGGATCTGGCAACGCTGAGCCGCTCGGCCGGTGCGGTGAGCATCGTCGCGGCGGCGGCCGACGGCGGCGATACGATCTTCAACGGCAGCCTGACAGGCACCTCCTACTCGGCCAGCAACGCCGACGGCAACGCAATCGTGTCGGCGAGGCTGTTGGCCAACGGCGCTGCGGGACTGACCAAGACCGGCGCGGGAACGCTGACCCTCGCCGGCGCCAACACCTACACCGGCCCGACGATTATCAGCGCCGGTTCAGTGGTGATGAGCGGTTCGGGAACCCTGGGCGGCGGGACGGCCAACCTCACCCTCAGCGGCGGCTCGCTCGATCTGGGAACGCTGAGCGAGACTGTCGGCGCGGTGAGCATTACCGCCCCGGCTGCCGCCGGCGGCGACACGATCTATAACGGCAGCCTGGCCGGCAGCTCCTACGCCGTCAGTAACACCACCGGCAACGTGACTCTCTCGGCGAACCTGCTGGCCAACGGCGCCGGCGGCCTGGCCAAGACCGGGGCGGGGACCTTGACGCTCTCCGGCGACAACACGTATGCAGGCGCCACGACGGTGACCGCCGGCGTGCTGAACATCCAGAGCGATACGGCTCTGGGCACGACGGCCGCTGGAACGACGGTCAGCGCCAACGCGGCGTTGCAGATCTAG